The following proteins are co-located in the Procambarus clarkii isolate CNS0578487 chromosome 16, FALCON_Pclarkii_2.0, whole genome shotgun sequence genome:
- the LOC123759909 gene encoding serine-aspartate repeat-containing protein F-like — protein MRPPIVDCHSRRGSRGTLNNSPAKGNLHTNLNNTQLTLLYCISAQTNTDGASIANGASSADGASSADGASCADGASSADGASSADGASSADGASSADGASSADGASSADGACSADGACSADGASSADGASSADGASSADGASSADGASSTDGASSTDGASSTDGASSTDGASSTDGASSTDGASSTDGASSTDGASSADGASSADGASSADGASSADGASSNSEAVGNSDSEAVGNSDSEAVGNSDSEAVGNSDSEAVGNSDSEAVDNSDSEAVDNSDSEAVGNSDIEAVGNRDSEAVRNSDSEAVGNRDSEAVGNRDSEAVSNSDSGAVGNSNSEAVGNSDSEAVGNSDSEVVGNRDSEAVGSSDSEAVGNRDSEAVGNSDSEAVGNSDSEAVGNRDSEAVGNRDSEAVGNRDSEAVGNRDSEAVGNSDSEAVGNSDSEAVGNSDSEAVGNSDSEAVGNSDSEAVGNSDSEAVGNSDSEAVGNSDSEAVGNRDSEAVGNSDSEAVGNRDSEAVGNRDSDAVGNSDSEAVGNSDSEAVGINSYGRS, from the exons ATGCGGCCGCCCATCGTGGACTGCCACTCCCGCAGGGGCTCGCGAGGGACACTGAACAACAGCCCCGCGAAGGGCAACTTGCACACCAATCTGAATAACACGCAGCTAACGCTGCTCTACTGCATCAGCGCCCAGACTAA TACTGACGGCGCCAGTATTGCTAACGGCGCCAGTAGTGCTGACGGCGCCAGTAGTGCTGACGGCGCCAGTTGTGCTGACGGCGCCAGTAGTGCTGACGGCGCCAGTAGTGCTGACGGCGCCAGTAGTGCTGACGGCGCCAGTAGTGCTGACGGCGCCAGTAGTGCTGACGGCGCCAGTAGTGCTGACGGCGCCTGTAGTGCTGACGGCGCCTGTAGTGCTGACGGCGCCAGTAGTGCTGACGGCGCCAGTAGTGCTGACGGCGCCAGTAGTGCTGACGGCGCCAGTAGTGCTGACGGCGCCAGTAGTACTGACGGCGCCAGTAGTACTGACGGCGCCAGTAGTACTGACGGCGCCAGTAGTACTGACGGCGCCAGTAGTACTGACGGCGCCAGTAGTACTGACGGCGCCAGTAGTACTGACGGCGCCAGTAGTACTGACGGCGCCAGTAGTGCTGACGGCGCCAGTAGTGCTGACGGCGCCAGTAGTGCTGACGGCGCCAGTAGTGCTGACGGCGCCAGTAG TAATAGTGAAGCTGTTGGTAACAGTGATAGTGAAGCTGTTGGTAACAGTGATAGTGAAGCTGTTGGTAACAGTGATAGTGAAGCTGTTGGTAACAGTGATAGTGAAGCTGTTGGTAACAGTGATAGTGAAGCTGTTGATAACAGTGATAGTGAAGCTGTTGATAACAGTGATAGTGAAGCTGTTGGTAACAGTGATATTGAAGCTGTTGGTAACAGGGATAGTGAAGCTGTTCGTAACAGTGATAGTGAAGCTGTTGGAAACAGGGATAGTGAAGCTGTTGGTAACAGGGATAGTGAAGCTGTTAGTAACAGTGATAGTGGAGCTGTTGGTAACAGTAATAGTGAAGCTGTTGGTAACAGTGATAGTGAAGCTGTTGGTAACAGTGATAGTGAAGTTGTTGGTAACAGGGATAGTGAAGCTGTTGGTAGCAGTGATAGTGAAGCTGTTGGTAACAGGGATAGTGAAGCTGTTGGTAACAGTGATAGTGAAGCTGTTGGTAACAGTGATAGTGAAGCTGTTGGTAACAGGGATAGTGAAGCTGTTGGTAACAGGGATAGTGAAGCTGTTGGTAACAGGGATAGTGAAGCTGTTGGTAACAGGGATAGTGAAGCTGTTGGTAACAGTGATAGTGAAGCTGTTGGTAACAGTGATAGTGAAGCTGTTGGTAACAGTGATAGTGAAGCTGTTGGTAACAGTGATAGTGAAGCTGTTGGTAACAGTGATAGTGAAGCTGTTGGTAACAGTGATAGTGAAGCTGTTGGTAACAGTGATAGTGAAGCTGTTGGTAACAGTGATAGTGAAGCTGTTGGTAACAGGGATAGTGAGGCTGTTGGTAACAGTGATAGTGAAGCTGTTGGTAACAGGGATAGTGAAGCTGTTGGTAACAGGGATAGTGACGCTGTTGGTAACAGTGATAGTGAAGCTGTTGGTAACAGTGATAGTGAAGCTGTTGGTATTAATAGTTATGGTAGGAGTTAA